One genomic segment of Spirochaetota bacterium includes these proteins:
- a CDS encoding methyltransferase domain-containing protein translates to MVNKNYDDKIQYFNTLSKNWDEVVGNDENRILKIKNIFGMIDIKSGACVMDVGCGTGVLFPIIEDYIGSQGTLIAVDTSDKMIEEAKERYKHFTNIHYIIAPLEEITVPDKSIDVVLCFAVFPHIEDKLNALKKCHDCLKNNGSLYIFHLSDTKTLNEFHHNLKAPVSRDYMPYREELDTMLQDAGFVMKKYIDQPELNFIHAVAE, encoded by the coding sequence ATGGTTAATAAAAACTATGATGATAAAATACAGTACTTCAATACCTTGAGTAAAAACTGGGATGAGGTAGTTGGCAATGATGAAAATCGTATTCTAAAAATTAAAAATATCTTTGGGATGATAGATATTAAATCCGGTGCATGTGTAATGGATGTTGGTTGTGGTACGGGAGTGCTTTTCCCCATAATTGAGGATTATATTGGCTCACAGGGAACGTTAATTGCTGTGGATACCTCGGATAAAATGATTGAAGAAGCAAAAGAGCGATATAAGCATTTTACAAATATACACTATATAATTGCACCCCTTGAAGAAATAACAGTACCTGATAAAAGTATTGATGTTGTTCTGTGTTTTGCAGTTTTTCCCCACATTGAAGATAAGCTTAACGCATTGAAAAAATGTCATGATTGTTTAAAAAATAATGGGTCCCTGTATATATTTCACCTGTCTGATACAAAGACACTCAATGAATTCCACCATAATCTTAAAGCGCCGGTGAGCAGGGATTATATGCCGTATCGTGAAGAGCTTGATACAATGTTACAAGATGCCGGTTTTGTCATGAAGAAATATATTGACCAACCTGAATTAAATTTCATTCACGCTGTAGCAGAATAA
- a CDS encoding ABC transporter ATP-binding protein: MNIINANNIGYQYPDGTVALNNVSLTISDNQKVAIIGHNGSGKSTLLLLLAALLLPTSGSITILDMQLTAKNKSQVRKSIGILFSQVEYQFIMPDLLNDVLLSIHEGSHEEKKLQAIQWLKKVNMDDMLNHSPLALSSGQMKRAALASVLAKNPKILLLDEPLANLDKPSADAVIHILSDLNMPMIFATHSAYAVQHLADRLIVLENGTIAYDGVCNGRIIAKYQKTILL, translated from the coding sequence ATGAATATAATCAACGCAAATAATATTGGATATCAGTATCCAGATGGGACTGTAGCACTGAATAATGTATCGTTAACCATTTCAGATAACCAAAAAGTTGCCATTATTGGCCATAATGGTTCTGGTAAGTCAACATTACTTTTATTGTTAGCCGCATTACTATTGCCAACAAGCGGTAGTATAACCATTCTTGATATGCAATTGACTGCCAAAAACAAATCTCAGGTCAGAAAATCTATTGGAATATTATTTTCACAGGTTGAATATCAATTCATCATGCCCGACCTGTTAAATGATGTATTATTGAGTATACATGAAGGCTCACATGAAGAAAAAAAATTACAGGCAATACAGTGGTTAAAAAAAGTAAACATGGATGATATGCTCAATCACAGTCCTCTGGCACTTTCAAGTGGGCAGATGAAACGAGCAGCCCTGGCAAGTGTTTTAGCAAAGAATCCAAAAATTCTATTGCTTGATGAACCCTTAGCAAATTTGGATAAGCCATCGGCAGATGCTGTAATACATATTTTATCAGATCTTAACATGCCAATGATTTTTGCCACACATTCAGCGTATGCAGTACAACATTTAGCTGACAGACTTATTGTTCTGGAAAATGGCACTATTGCATATGATGGTGTATGTAATGGCAGGATTATAGCAAAATATCAAAAAACAATATTGCTATAA
- a CDS encoding FAD-binding oxidoreductase codes for MAKKFVPDWTEKAPEPFSYRSIFKWGDPETFKHPNPKLYQELKQIFQLDDSYFQNKRNEGRQQVQYKKPVKLTQNQIKALAGIVGYDNISTKEYDRLKFSTGKTLEEALKLRKGIIERVADCVVHPRNVEDVQKIVAYCNKNKIPIYVYGGGSSVNFGLRPAKGGVTLVLSTHMNKILNVNETNQTVTVQAGILGPALEEALNNAQKLFGTKYNYTCGHFPQSFEYSSIGGWIVTLGSGQSSSYYGDAYDLVISMKWVTPVGTFTTKDYAATATGPKVNDIMKGCEGTFGVLVEVTWKIFRYMPDNRKRFGFIFKTFQDAINASREISQGEFGMPAVFRISDEEETHIGLKLYGIDGTMLDKFMQLRGYKPMQRCLFIGSAEGEKNFTKNIKKQVKKICKKHGGMYITGLPTRMWEPGRYKDPYLREDLNDYGILIDTLETSVKWDNLHHVHKAVRQFIKNRPQTVCMTHASHFYPQGTNLYFIYIMKTDDINEYITFQDGIIDTIAKSGGSLSHHHGVGRMLAPWMEEHIGKEQMAVLRAIKRHFDPNNIMNPGGQLGLDLKDKNWRKIK; via the coding sequence ATGGCAAAAAAATTTGTCCCTGATTGGACTGAAAAAGCACCTGAACCATTTTCATATCGTTCAATTTTTAAATGGGGCGATCCTGAAACATTTAAACATCCAAATCCAAAGTTATATCAGGAATTAAAACAAATATTTCAACTTGATGATAGTTATTTCCAGAACAAAAGAAATGAAGGGCGCCAGCAGGTTCAATACAAAAAACCTGTAAAATTAACTCAAAACCAGATTAAAGCATTAGCAGGAATTGTTGGTTATGACAATATAAGTACTAAAGAATATGACAGATTAAAATTTTCAACCGGCAAAACCCTTGAAGAAGCATTGAAGCTTAGAAAAGGAATTATTGAACGGGTAGCTGACTGTGTTGTACATCCCAGAAATGTGGAAGATGTTCAAAAGATTGTAGCATATTGCAATAAGAATAAAATTCCTATCTATGTATATGGTGGTGGTTCATCAGTTAATTTTGGATTACGGCCTGCTAAGGGTGGCGTAACATTGGTGCTATCCACTCATATGAATAAAATTCTAAATGTCAATGAAACAAATCAAACGGTAACAGTTCAGGCTGGTATACTGGGTCCTGCGCTTGAAGAAGCTTTAAATAATGCACAAAAACTATTTGGCACAAAATATAATTATACCTGCGGTCATTTTCCACAATCATTTGAATATTCTTCAATTGGTGGCTGGATTGTTACTCTTGGATCAGGACAGTCCTCAAGTTACTATGGTGATGCATATGACCTTGTAATTAGCATGAAGTGGGTTACTCCTGTTGGAACGTTTACAACTAAAGATTATGCAGCAACTGCAACAGGTCCCAAAGTAAATGATATTATGAAAGGATGTGAAGGAACTTTTGGTGTGCTTGTTGAAGTAACCTGGAAAATATTCAGATACATGCCTGATAATCGCAAGAGGTTTGGATTTATATTTAAAACATTTCAAGACGCTATAAATGCTTCTCGCGAAATTTCACAGGGTGAATTTGGCATGCCTGCAGTATTCAGAATTTCTGATGAGGAAGAAACGCATATTGGCTTAAAACTATACGGCATTGATGGCACAATGTTAGATAAATTTATGCAATTGCGGGGTTACAAACCCATGCAGCGATGCCTCTTTATAGGTTCAGCTGAAGGCGAAAAGAATTTCACAAAGAACATTAAAAAGCAGGTAAAGAAGATCTGTAAAAAACATGGTGGTATGTATATTACCGGTTTGCCAACACGCATGTGGGAACCCGGCCGTTATAAGGATCCTTACCTGCGGGAAGATTTGAATGATTATGGAATCCTTATTGATACACTTGAAACAAGTGTTAAATGGGATAATCTCCATCATGTTCATAAAGCAGTGCGACAGTTCATAAAAAATAGACCCCAGACTGTATGCATGACGCATGCATCACATTTTTATCCACAGGGAACCAATCTATATTTCATCTATATCATGAAAACAGACGATATCAATGAATACATTACTTTTCAGGATGGCATTATTGATACCATTGCAAAGAGTGGTGGTTCGTTGAGCCATCATCATGGAGTAGGGCGAATGCTTGCTCCCTGGATGGAAGAACATATTGGTAAAGAGCAAATGGCTGTTTTGCGTGCTATCAAAAGGCATTTTGATCCTAATAATATTATGAATCCTGGTGGACAATTAGGTTTAGATTTAAAGGATAAAAATTGGCGGAAAATCAAGTAG
- a CDS encoding class I SAM-dependent methyltransferase, with the protein MKPTFQFDHELETCPLCKSKKIFFLYAIVHTIPPFTVYQCNACNFIFMNPQLAKESELALYDEGYYTGEADYTYYDERNTEHYARYVWNARLKTIRKYVKSGNLLDVGCSFGGFLQVASQYFRVYGIEPSLYAGKYAQQRFGNDIIHVGTLFDHPFKQNSFSVITLIEVLEHIRNPHEALTECYRLCTDNGLLVIQTANMDGLQAKLQKQKYGYFLPGHFSYFTKQNLAETLTRIGFRKVMVFQPVDFGLLPKLLKSRMNFKTITDYKSWLRIAIYHYISKIHLGNFALTSSMVVYAFK; encoded by the coding sequence ATGAAACCAACATTTCAATTTGATCACGAATTGGAAACGTGCCCTCTATGTAAAAGTAAAAAAATATTTTTTTTATATGCGATAGTTCACACAATACCGCCCTTTACGGTATATCAGTGTAATGCCTGTAATTTCATCTTTATGAATCCACAACTTGCCAAAGAGAGTGAACTGGCATTATATGATGAAGGATACTATACCGGGGAAGCTGATTATACATACTATGATGAAAGAAATACTGAACATTATGCTCGGTATGTATGGAATGCACGATTAAAAACTATAAGAAAATATGTTAAATCAGGGAATTTACTGGATGTAGGATGTTCATTTGGGGGATTTTTACAGGTTGCTTCTCAATACTTTAGGGTTTATGGAATTGAACCGTCACTATATGCTGGCAAATATGCACAACAACGCTTTGGCAATGATATAATTCATGTAGGGACATTATTTGACCATCCCTTTAAGCAAAATAGCTTTTCAGTAATCACCTTGATTGAAGTTTTAGAACACATACGAAATCCTCATGAAGCTTTAACAGAATGTTACCGTTTGTGTACCGATAATGGATTACTGGTGATACAGACAGCAAATATGGATGGCTTACAGGCAAAATTACAGAAGCAAAAGTATGGATATTTTTTACCCGGGCATTTTTCATATTTTACCAAACAAAACCTTGCTGAAACATTAACACGCATTGGTTTTAGAAAAGTTATGGTTTTTCAACCTGTTGATTTTGGATTATTGCCAAAATTGCTTAAATCCCGTATGAATTTTAAGACAATAACTGATTATAAAAGCTGGCTACGAATTGCAATATATCATTATATAAGTAAAATACATCTTGGAAACTTTGCACTTACCAGTTCAATGGTTGTTTATGCATTCAAATAA
- a CDS encoding DUF5982 domain-containing protein has protein sequence MKKSFLTFLILMLSLAITMPSFAAKLSDEDVAKKKEGWYPTGLPLLNYDSDNGFGYGVRAYLYNNGSRDEEYFAYAPYKMQLYAQFYQTTNGYQYHEVNLDMPYIMGTKFRIITSVAYDKKINANFFGIGADAAKEKLTLYDGATYHQFDTYKDYLDYADDNEQFKKYYNYQYTKPSYFLNIYRDLTQNLKMLVGFEVKKVTIDTWDGEKFDGDAQGPTLLEQWKPEGYKGGWSNFARIGVYYDTRDYEPDPKSGYFIDYAFEVSRGWLGSDYDFIRNTVQLQYYIPLLSSLTLALRAGYTDTNMDAPFFEMGYFGFSLNRRTGNGSNRTIHGYKEQRFVAPTMTVANTELRWKFAEANPWNQNFQFKLTAFYDVGNVYDKAGDPFSEPRWGDYHQGYGGGLVIAWNMATIIHFYYGVSEEDTSISVNFNHTF, from the coding sequence ATGAAAAAAAGCTTTTTAACGTTTCTTATTTTAATGCTGTCGTTGGCTATTACTATGCCTTCATTTGCAGCAAAACTTTCTGATGAGGATGTTGCAAAAAAGAAAGAAGGCTGGTATCCAACGGGTTTACCATTACTTAACTATGACAGTGACAATGGTTTTGGATATGGGGTGCGGGCTTATTTGTACAATAATGGCTCAAGGGATGAAGAGTATTTTGCCTATGCTCCCTATAAAATGCAGCTGTATGCACAGTTTTATCAAACAACTAATGGTTATCAGTATCATGAAGTGAACTTAGATATGCCCTATATCATGGGGACAAAATTCAGAATTATAACATCTGTTGCGTATGATAAAAAGATCAACGCAAACTTCTTTGGAATTGGTGCTGATGCTGCAAAAGAAAAATTAACACTTTATGATGGAGCAACGTATCATCAATTTGATACATACAAAGATTATTTAGACTATGCTGATGATAATGAACAATTTAAAAAATATTACAATTATCAGTACACAAAACCAAGTTACTTTTTAAACATCTATCGTGACCTGACACAAAATTTAAAAATGCTGGTTGGCTTTGAAGTTAAGAAAGTTACTATTGATACATGGGATGGCGAAAAGTTTGATGGCGATGCACAGGGACCAACATTATTAGAACAGTGGAAACCTGAAGGGTATAAAGGTGGTTGGTCAAACTTTGCCCGTATTGGTGTATATTATGACACCCGTGATTATGAACCAGATCCCAAGTCAGGCTATTTTATTGACTATGCATTTGAAGTTTCCAGAGGCTGGTTAGGTTCTGATTATGATTTTATACGAAATACTGTTCAGTTACAGTATTATATCCCACTTCTATCAAGCTTAACATTGGCTTTGCGTGCAGGTTACACTGATACTAACATGGATGCTCCATTCTTTGAAATGGGCTATTTTGGATTTTCACTGAACCGAAGAACTGGTAACGGCAGTAACCGTACAATCCACGGCTATAAAGAACAGCGCTTTGTTGCACCAACTATGACAGTTGCTAATACTGAATTGCGCTGGAAGTTTGCTGAAGCAAATCCATGGAATCAGAATTTCCAGTTTAAATTGACTGCATTCTATGATGTAGGAAATGTTTATGACAAAGCTGGCGATCCTTTCAGTGAACCACGCTGGGGTGATTACCATCAGGGTTATGGTGGTGGTTTAGTCATAGCATGGAATATGGCAACTATTATACACTTCTACTATGGTGTGAGTGAAGAAGATACTTCAATATCAGTAAACTTTAACCATACGTTCTAA